The following proteins come from a genomic window of Shewanella halifaxensis HAW-EB4:
- a CDS encoding class I SAM-dependent methyltransferase: MLTNASQVLLRNRDLVKDQSVLVLNYEGDHLPKELLNTARSVCGLALDYHHHLMMQPYAAANLTLHFGHQLPNDESFDTVIVYFPKAKALAPYLFNLAAKHLKPQGQLIVVGENKGGIKSLPKQLPSYFDKPFKADNARHCIVFLSELNAAAPTLKLTDWISRYQLDTPQGQVTICNLVGVFSEKKLDEGTKLLLENLPKMRGKVLDFGCGAGVIAAALLKAQPELTLECVDINAMALASCEFTLQANGFNAKIFASDGLAQAAGRYDGIISNPPFHDGLASTTNIATNFVKDSAANLTTGGLFHIVANRHLPYSDTIAEHFGSVDVTAENNKYKIYSNVK, from the coding sequence ATGCTAACCAACGCTTCGCAAGTCCTTCTCAGAAACCGTGATTTAGTCAAAGACCAATCTGTATTGGTGCTTAACTATGAAGGCGACCATCTACCCAAAGAGCTTTTGAATACAGCCCGCAGCGTATGTGGATTAGCATTAGATTATCATCATCACTTGATGATGCAGCCATATGCGGCGGCTAATTTAACACTCCACTTTGGCCATCAACTCCCCAATGATGAGAGTTTCGATACGGTTATTGTGTACTTTCCAAAAGCCAAAGCGTTAGCGCCATACCTATTTAACTTGGCGGCAAAACACCTTAAGCCTCAAGGCCAGCTTATCGTCGTGGGGGAAAATAAAGGTGGCATTAAGTCTCTGCCTAAACAGTTACCAAGTTACTTTGATAAACCCTTTAAAGCCGATAATGCCCGTCACTGTATCGTATTTTTAAGTGAGCTTAATGCAGCTGCTCCGACATTAAAACTAACTGACTGGATAAGCCGATATCAACTCGACACCCCACAAGGACAGGTAACCATCTGTAATTTAGTGGGTGTATTTAGCGAGAAAAAACTTGATGAAGGCACAAAACTGTTACTTGAAAATCTACCTAAAATGCGCGGCAAAGTACTCGACTTTGGCTGTGGTGCAGGCGTTATTGCCGCCGCATTACTCAAGGCTCAGCCTGAGCTAACCCTTGAGTGTGTTGATATCAATGCGATGGCACTAGCCTCCTGCGAGTTCACCCTACAAGCCAATGGATTTAATGCCAAAATCTTCGCATCTGATGGCCTAGCACAAGCCGCTGGCCGCTATGACGGTATTATTTCCAATCCACCATTTCATGATGGCCTCGCTAGCACGACTAACATCGCCACTAATTTTGTAAAAGACAGTGCAGCAAACCTAACCACTGGCGGGTTATTCCATATTGTCGCAAATCGCCATCTGCCTTATTCAGACACCATAGCAG
- a CDS encoding alkaline phosphatase: MNLTKTLTWTISALVLLPLFAAANVDIHDAPSRPKNMIIMIGDGMGPAYTSAYRYYQDNPDTEEIEQTVFDRLLVGMASTYPARKSGYVTDSAASATALATGVKSYNGAISVDVDKRPLTTIMQMAKARGMATGVAVTSQVNHATPAAFLTHNESRRNYDEIAQSYLSSDTDVILGGGQKFFPEALLEQFTAKGYQHISQLSQLDTLTQGKALGLFAEVQMPWVIDQQDSAQLSLLTQKALELLSQNEKGFVLLVEGSLIDWAGHNNDIASAMGEMHGFANAIEVVEQFVRANPDTLMVITADHNTGGLSIGANGEYAWDTALLQGIQASPATIAEQAIAIDDWQAFVSQQLGFELKQDELQRLSNARMQGKVALETSLKQLIDSRSFTGWTTSGHTGGDVQVFAAGPAADLFKGNQDNTNIAEKMMSLLPRQEQP, from the coding sequence ATGAACTTAACAAAAACACTCACTTGGACCATTAGCGCCCTAGTTTTGTTGCCCCTATTTGCAGCGGCTAACGTCGATATTCACGATGCGCCATCACGCCCTAAGAATATGATTATTATGATAGGTGATGGCATGGGCCCGGCGTACACCAGTGCCTATCGTTACTACCAAGATAATCCTGATACCGAAGAGATAGAGCAAACTGTTTTTGATAGGTTACTTGTCGGCATGGCATCGACTTATCCAGCAAGGAAAAGTGGTTATGTGACTGATTCTGCCGCCTCAGCGACGGCGCTTGCCACTGGCGTTAAGAGCTATAACGGTGCCATCTCGGTTGACGTAGACAAGCGCCCGCTAACCACCATTATGCAGATGGCTAAAGCGCGCGGCATGGCAACTGGCGTGGCCGTCACCTCTCAAGTCAATCATGCTACCCCCGCCGCGTTTCTTACTCATAATGAAAGCCGTCGTAATTACGACGAAATAGCGCAAAGCTACTTAAGCTCTGATACCGACGTCATACTCGGTGGGGGACAGAAGTTCTTCCCTGAAGCGTTACTTGAACAATTTACCGCCAAGGGTTACCAGCATATTAGCCAGCTTAGCCAGCTCGATACGCTAACCCAAGGTAAAGCCTTAGGTCTGTTTGCCGAAGTGCAGATGCCATGGGTTATCGATCAACAAGACTCGGCTCAGTTAAGCTTGCTGACCCAAAAGGCCTTAGAGCTACTGTCACAAAACGAAAAAGGCTTTGTACTACTGGTTGAAGGTAGCCTAATTGACTGGGCGGGGCATAACAACGATATCGCCAGCGCCATGGGCGAGATGCATGGCTTTGCCAATGCCATCGAAGTTGTCGAGCAATTTGTGCGCGCTAACCCAGACACCTTGATGGTTATTACTGCCGATCATAATACCGGCGGCCTCTCTATCGGAGCCAATGGCGAATATGCTTGGGATACCGCTTTACTCCAAGGTATTCAAGCAAGCCCTGCTACCATAGCAGAGCAAGCGATCGCCATCGATGATTGGCAAGCGTTTGTGAGTCAACAGCTAGGCTTTGAACTCAAGCAAGATGAATTGCAGCGCCTGAGTAATGCGCGTATGCAAGGTAAGGTCGCACTCGAAACCAGCCTAAAACAGCTTATCGATAGTCGTAGCTTCACCGGCTGGACCACCAGTGGTCACACGGGTGGCGATGTACAGGTTTTTGCCGCGGGCCCTGCGGCCGATCTGTTTAAAGGCAATCAAGACAATACCAATATCGCCGAAAAAATGATGAGTTTATTGCCACGTCAGGAGCAGCCGTAG
- the gshB gene encoding glutathione synthase, whose product MIKLGIVMDPISEINIKKDSSFAMLMAAQSRGYQLFYMEMKDLAMVNGQAMATMSALTVKNDPQQWYQLEEAIDTPLADLDVILMRKDPPFDTEFIYATYMLERAEEQGVLIVNKPQSLRDANEKLFTAWFAEFTPETIVTRDEQRIRAFHQAKGDIILKPLDGMGGTLIFRMKAGDPNTGVIIETLTEYGQRYAMAQAFIPDITSGDKRILVVDGEPVPYSLARIPQKGETRGNLAAGGRGVAQPLSESDWHIARTIGPELKRRGLIFVGLDVIGDKLTEINVTSPTCIKEIEAAFDVDITGMLMDAIEARINKSA is encoded by the coding sequence ATGATTAAACTCGGCATCGTGATGGATCCCATCAGCGAGATCAACATCAAGAAAGACTCAAGCTTTGCCATGTTAATGGCTGCCCAGTCCCGTGGTTATCAGCTTTTCTACATGGAGATGAAAGATCTTGCCATGGTAAACGGCCAAGCGATGGCGACCATGAGCGCACTGACCGTTAAAAATGATCCCCAGCAGTGGTATCAGCTCGAAGAAGCTATCGATACACCACTTGCCGATCTAGACGTGATCTTAATGCGTAAAGACCCTCCTTTCGATACAGAGTTTATCTACGCGACCTATATGCTTGAGCGCGCCGAAGAGCAAGGCGTACTAATTGTTAATAAACCGCAAAGCCTGCGTGATGCTAACGAAAAGCTGTTTACTGCTTGGTTCGCTGAGTTTACCCCTGAAACCATCGTGACCCGCGATGAGCAGCGCATTCGCGCCTTTCATCAAGCCAAGGGCGATATCATCCTCAAGCCACTCGATGGTATGGGGGGCACATTGATTTTCAGAATGAAGGCTGGCGATCCTAATACGGGCGTGATCATCGAAACCTTAACCGAGTACGGACAGCGCTATGCGATGGCGCAAGCCTTTATTCCCGATATCACCTCAGGTGACAAGCGCATCTTAGTGGTCGATGGCGAACCGGTACCCTATTCGTTAGCACGTATACCACAAAAGGGCGAAACCCGTGGCAACCTAGCCGCCGGTGGTCGAGGTGTGGCGCAGCCGTTATCAGAGTCAGATTGGCATATTGCCCGCACAATTGGCCCTGAACTTAAGAGGCGCGGCCTTATCTTTGTCGGCCTAGATGTTATCGGTGACAAGCTTACCGAGATAAACGTTACCAGCCCTACCTGTATCAAAGAAATTGAAGCGGCGTTTGATGTCGACATCACCGGCATGTTGATGGATGCTATCGAAGCACGCATTAATAAGTCGGCTTAG